In Acaryochloris marina S15, a single genomic region encodes these proteins:
- a CDS encoding VWA domain-containing protein, producing MNVSLSLALNDDHLDASQGTQQRQLSIAVSAIHETGLNDGTRNAPLNLCLILDHSGSMTGRPLATVKEAAQSLIDRLNPGDHIAVVAFDHHAKVLIPNQLVEDPEQIKALIQRLEPKGGTAIDDGMKLGIEELAVGKQGTISQAFLLTDGENEHGDNQRCQQFAELAAGYNITLNTLGFGSHWNEDVLEGIADSGGGSLSFIEKPENAVTVFNNLFTRIETVSLTNAHFLISLSPGVRLANLKPVAQVTPETVELPITEEGDLAIIRIGDLMTQMQRTVLANLYIDQLSPGRQTIATLQVRYDNPALEQTDLLSEKIPVEIAVTESYQPSSNPKVQKNILALAKYRQTQIAETKLQEGDRAGAATMLQMAANTALQMGDENAATILQGSATRLQEGEELSDSDRKKTRIVSKTTLQAPS from the coding sequence ATGAACGTCAGCCTCAGTCTGGCCCTAAACGATGACCATCTTGACGCCTCTCAAGGAACGCAACAACGTCAATTATCCATTGCTGTTTCTGCCATTCACGAGACGGGATTAAACGATGGCACTCGCAACGCGCCGTTGAACCTCTGTTTGATTTTGGATCACAGTGGATCCATGACTGGCCGCCCGTTAGCGACGGTCAAAGAAGCAGCTCAAAGCTTGATCGATCGACTCAATCCTGGCGATCACATTGCCGTAGTAGCCTTTGATCACCATGCCAAAGTCTTGATTCCCAACCAACTGGTGGAAGACCCGGAACAAATTAAAGCCCTGATCCAACGTCTTGAGCCCAAAGGGGGCACAGCCATTGATGATGGTATGAAGTTAGGGATTGAAGAGTTAGCAGTCGGTAAACAAGGCACTATTTCTCAAGCCTTTCTGCTCACAGATGGTGAGAATGAACATGGCGATAATCAGCGCTGTCAACAGTTTGCCGAGTTAGCAGCAGGGTACAACATTACCCTCAATACCCTAGGCTTTGGTAGTCATTGGAATGAAGATGTATTAGAAGGTATCGCGGATTCAGGGGGGGGAAGCCTCTCCTTCATCGAAAAGCCCGAAAATGCCGTTACTGTTTTCAATAACCTATTTACCCGTATTGAGACCGTCAGCTTGACGAATGCTCATTTTTTAATTTCTCTAAGCCCTGGCGTCCGGTTGGCTAATCTCAAACCTGTGGCCCAGGTTACTCCGGAAACCGTAGAGCTACCGATTACAGAAGAAGGCGATTTAGCCATTATTCGGATCGGAGATCTGATGACCCAGATGCAGCGGACAGTACTGGCCAATCTTTATATTGATCAGCTCTCTCCTGGTCGACAGACCATTGCCACCCTTCAAGTCCGCTATGACAATCCTGCTTTGGAACAAACGGATCTGCTTTCCGAAAAAATCCCGGTTGAGATTGCGGTAACGGAGAGTTATCAACCCTCTTCGAACCCTAAAGTTCAAAAAAACATCCTGGCTTTAGCTAAATATCGTCAGACACAAATTGCAGAAACGAAACTGCAGGAAGGCGACCGCGCAGGCGCAGCAACTATGCTGCAAATGGCTGCAAATACCGCCTTACAAATGGGGGATGAAAATGCTGCCACGATCTTACAAGGCAGCGCTACTCGGCTACAGGAAGGGGAAGAGCTGTCGGACAGCGATCGCAAAAAAACTCGCATCGTGTCCAAAACAACCTTACAAGCCCCTTCCTAA
- the cobS gene encoding adenosylcobinamide-GDP ribazoletransferase, whose protein sequence is MKHILKQIGGAIAFYSCIPLPPNWPLEFERIARWAPWVGLLLGVGIGTIDYSLALGQMPVLTRSALVVALWIGITGGLHLDGVMDTADGLAVMEPERRLAVMSDSRTGAFGAMAGTLVILLKVCALSNLSIPHLPALVTTLVWGRIAQVMAIAAYPYLKPEGNNAFHTNAFQGMGDLWPSAMGLFIITVCQYYGFPFAWQSVLGGILMGISLSLGISYWFYYQFKGMTGDVYGAIVEWTEALVLCCLTLI, encoded by the coding sequence ATGAAACACATTTTGAAGCAAATCGGGGGTGCGATCGCATTTTATAGCTGTATTCCACTCCCCCCGAACTGGCCCTTAGAATTTGAACGAATTGCGCGTTGGGCCCCTTGGGTCGGTTTGCTCTTAGGAGTGGGCATCGGTACCATCGACTATAGTCTTGCCTTAGGGCAGATGCCCGTCCTAACTCGCAGTGCTCTAGTCGTCGCCCTCTGGATAGGCATCACCGGCGGCCTCCATCTGGATGGCGTCATGGATACCGCTGATGGCCTCGCTGTCATGGAGCCCGAACGGCGTCTCGCCGTCATGTCCGATAGTCGCACTGGGGCCTTTGGGGCCATGGCTGGCACCCTAGTGATTCTCCTCAAGGTCTGCGCCTTAAGTAATCTCTCGATTCCTCACCTGCCCGCCCTAGTGACGACCCTAGTCTGGGGACGAATCGCTCAGGTTATGGCCATTGCCGCCTACCCTTATCTCAAACCCGAGGGTAACAATGCCTTCCACACCAATGCTTTTCAAGGCATGGGGGATCTATGGCCTAGCGCAATGGGTTTATTCATCATCACCGTCTGCCAATATTACGGGTTTCCCTTTGCATGGCAATCCGTTTTGGGGGGTATCCTAATGGGAATCAGCCTATCCCTCGGCATCAGCTACTGGTTTTATTACCAATTTAAAGGGATGACTGGTGATGTTTACGGTGCCATCGTAGAATGGACAGAAGCATTAGTCCTATGCTGCTTGACACTGATTTAA
- a CDS encoding Rne/Rng family ribonuclease gives MPKQIIIAEQHRIAAVFSEDQIQELIVATGSHQVGDIYLGIVENVLPGIDAAFVNIGDAERNGFIHVSDLGPVRLKRNSGAITELLTPQQKVLVQIMKEPTGTKGPRLTGNVSLPGRYLVLMPSGRGVNLSRRIRIEDERSRLRALGILIKPAGMGLLVRTEAEGVAEEAIIEDLELLQRQWESVQQQAASTRAPALLDRDTDFIQRVLRDVYSNNVNRIVVDSTPGLKRVKQHLVNWNNTNKLPQGVLVDQHRESTSILEYFRVNAAIREALKPRVDLPSGGYIIIEKTEALTVVDVNSGSFTRSATARETVLWTNCEAATEIARQLRLRNIAGVIIIDFIDMDSRRDQLQVLEQFNKALKADKARPQIAQLTELGLVELTRKRQGQNIYELFGTPCPACGGLGNLVHLPGEAAPTVGEVERSETTKPTPISTSGIPLPGISANLNDQIHLDPSDDLQELDLTNHPSYQERGNRRRRRRSRLGDNLSRESISPRLVRNGSTSDSKPVVKNTSDTNGSDASKSEGNESSERSERSERSRSRSSTRQRQDTPPEVISVTMTSEEQDIYAFMGISPVVLFPGEIKKPKSAIVEILAPGDNPAPAATETAAIKVVTETAAIKVVNKAIAATQDEKEELDEVETAPPAKAEVAKIEPVLVATPEPAEEKPAEPAQTSTRRRRRRSSAPSAKQLSLDPNEDS, from the coding sequence ATGCCCAAGCAAATTATCATTGCCGAGCAGCATCGGATCGCTGCTGTATTTTCAGAAGATCAAATCCAAGAACTCATCGTTGCCACTGGCAGTCATCAGGTAGGAGACATCTACCTAGGTATCGTTGAGAATGTATTACCTGGCATTGATGCTGCCTTTGTCAATATTGGCGATGCTGAACGCAATGGATTTATTCATGTCAGCGACTTGGGTCCAGTGCGCTTAAAGCGCAACTCTGGTGCGATTACTGAACTGTTAACGCCCCAACAAAAAGTATTAGTCCAAATCATGAAGGAGCCAACAGGGACTAAAGGTCCAAGGCTCACGGGAAATGTATCTTTACCGGGTCGCTACCTGGTCCTCATGCCCTCAGGGCGGGGGGTCAACCTATCCCGCCGCATTCGCATAGAAGACGAACGAAGTCGCTTACGCGCCCTCGGCATATTAATTAAGCCTGCAGGTATGGGCTTGTTGGTCCGTACTGAAGCCGAAGGTGTTGCCGAAGAAGCCATCATTGAAGACTTGGAACTCTTACAACGGCAGTGGGAAAGTGTCCAGCAGCAAGCCGCTTCGACGCGAGCCCCTGCACTGCTAGATCGGGATACAGACTTTATCCAAAGAGTCCTCCGAGACGTTTACAGCAATAATGTCAATCGGATTGTGGTGGATTCTACCCCAGGTCTCAAACGGGTCAAACAGCACCTGGTGAACTGGAACAATACCAACAAGTTACCCCAAGGGGTATTGGTCGATCAGCATCGTGAGTCCACCTCCATCCTGGAGTATTTCCGCGTCAACGCGGCTATCCGAGAAGCCTTAAAACCAAGGGTTGACCTACCTTCTGGTGGATATATCATTATTGAGAAAACAGAAGCCCTCACCGTTGTTGACGTCAACTCCGGCTCTTTCACTCGCTCCGCCACAGCTCGAGAAACGGTATTGTGGACCAACTGTGAGGCTGCCACTGAAATCGCTCGTCAGCTGCGGTTACGGAATATCGCCGGCGTCATTATCATTGACTTCATTGATATGGACTCTCGCCGCGATCAACTACAAGTCCTAGAGCAGTTTAATAAAGCCTTAAAAGCAGACAAAGCTCGCCCCCAAATTGCCCAGCTGACCGAATTAGGCTTAGTCGAACTGACTCGCAAACGGCAAGGACAAAATATTTACGAGCTATTTGGCACCCCCTGTCCCGCCTGTGGGGGGCTTGGAAATCTGGTCCATCTCCCAGGTGAAGCTGCACCAACCGTGGGTGAGGTGGAACGATCTGAGACCACTAAACCTACCCCCATCAGTACATCCGGTATACCCTTACCAGGCATCTCGGCCAACTTAAATGATCAGATCCATCTCGATCCATCGGATGACCTGCAAGAACTTGATTTAACGAACCATCCCAGCTATCAAGAACGAGGCAACCGCCGACGTCGACGCCGTTCTCGGTTAGGAGATAATCTTTCTCGGGAATCCATCAGCCCTCGTTTAGTTCGCAATGGTTCTACCTCGGATTCTAAACCAGTCGTCAAAAACACCAGCGACACCAATGGTTCAGACGCAAGCAAAAGCGAGGGAAATGAAAGCTCGGAACGCTCGGAACGCTCGGAACGATCTCGAAGCCGCTCCAGCACTCGTCAACGTCAAGACACACCGCCAGAAGTCATCTCCGTGACGATGACCTCCGAAGAGCAGGATATCTACGCTTTTATGGGTATTTCGCCTGTAGTCTTGTTCCCAGGCGAGATCAAAAAGCCCAAATCAGCCATTGTAGAAATCCTCGCACCAGGGGATAACCCAGCACCAGCTGCTACTGAAACAGCAGCCATCAAAGTGGTCACTGAAACAGCAGCCATCAAAGTAGTCAACAAAGCAATCGCTGCCACCCAAGACGAAAAAGAAGAGCTAGACGAAGTTGAAACTGCCCCCCCCGCCAAAGCTGAAGTGGCTAAAATCGAACCGGTATTAGTCGCCACGCCTGAACCAGCTGAAGAAAAGCCAGCTGAACCCGCTCAGACGTCTACTCGCCGCCGTCGTCGCCGATCTTCAGCTCCATCAGCCAAACAGCTTTCGTTAGACCCCAATGAAGATTCTTGA
- a CDS encoding tetratricopeptide repeat protein: protein MTLPKANKVILVVLLSSLWLLPALGQSQTPQTSLQQAKQELKAGQYNQAETHLHQIVQEQPQSAEAFFNLGLSLHLQLELDEAIKTYEKAIQLDPTYDQPYTNMGLALIEANQLDEASIVFKQILSLPDRPEQPASIHTLAHYNLAIILKRQDKLDAARQEVQAALAITPSFAQAQTLQQMLN, encoded by the coding sequence ATGACGCTTCCCAAGGCCAACAAGGTCATTCTTGTAGTACTGCTCAGTAGTTTATGGTTACTCCCTGCGTTGGGTCAGAGTCAGACCCCCCAGACCTCGTTACAGCAAGCCAAGCAGGAGCTGAAGGCAGGGCAATATAATCAAGCTGAAACTCATCTACATCAGATCGTGCAAGAACAACCTCAGTCGGCCGAGGCCTTTTTCAATTTAGGGCTAAGCTTACATCTACAACTGGAATTGGACGAAGCAATAAAAACCTATGAAAAGGCTATCCAGCTTGATCCTACTTACGACCAACCCTATACCAATATGGGGTTGGCGTTAATTGAAGCCAATCAATTGGATGAAGCCAGTATCGTTTTCAAGCAAATCTTGTCTTTACCAGATCGTCCAGAACAACCCGCTAGCATCCACACCTTAGCCCACTACAATTTGGCAATTATTCTCAAACGGCAGGACAAGCTAGATGCTGCACGACAAGAAGTTCAGGCAGCTCTAGCCATCACGCCTAGTTTTGCTCAAGCTCAAACGCTCCAACAAATGCTGAATTGA
- a CDS encoding transglycosylase domain-containing protein, which produces MAKQISEIRPSVDPRSSQVLPSKLGKAKDRALNLDPIPESTDSLRKKLKDKRRQQKQQEKQRKQALRQKSNRRKDSPRRITASSPDFKQSSQELAGALVVPSSVEPVPVRQHSKKVVRRSTSSRWRPLRRLGMLLGVTGVACAGGWVALELNLPDTTHMEIETQVRAGTTTLKSADGSILFQDGPASRKTVSINQIPRQLQQAFIATEDRRFFDHDGIDGQGILRAMVTNVLSGELAEGGSTITQQLARMTYLNQERSILRKLKEARLSQKIEDKLSKTQILERYLNQVYLGSGAYGVADAAWVYFGKSLNQLNLQESATLAGLPAAPSLYSPLSNPKVAKERRNLVLERMVRAEAITPDMAAKAKKSSIVLNPKVPPNAQDQSPYFTAYLQQQLPELLSEEVLKQGGLEIETTLNLKWQKAAASTIKDVVYHDGYSQRFDQAALVSLDPRNGEIKTMVGGNEFEQSQFNRVTQSRRQPGSTFKAFVYTAAIASGFSPHDGFQDAPFIVDGYQPNNYGHTYKGWISMHQALTKSANIPAVRVFMAVGFEPTIKLARELGIQSPLKPYYSTALGANEVSLLELTRAYGTLAAQGYRNQPYGIRSIRNRQGKVLFQNKTTKQRVLDSSSSAIMTWMLQQVVTSGTGKPARIGRPVAGKTGTSEHNRDLWFIGYVPQLVTGVWLGNDDNYPTTGTSTTAAATWGKFMKQAAKDIPSQPFPSLPKLTGRKGSIVAKPVKPKQLKNLPMPRQKEPAVEPAENEVSD; this is translated from the coding sequence GTGGCTAAACAAATTTCTGAAATTCGTCCTTCTGTTGATCCACGATCTTCACAAGTCCTTCCTTCCAAACTGGGCAAAGCCAAAGATCGAGCACTAAATCTGGATCCGATACCCGAGTCGACTGATAGTCTCCGTAAAAAGCTAAAAGATAAACGGCGCCAGCAGAAACAGCAAGAAAAGCAAAGAAAACAAGCACTCCGCCAAAAATCAAACCGACGTAAAGATAGTCCGCGTCGAATTACTGCATCTAGCCCAGATTTTAAACAATCAAGTCAAGAATTAGCGGGGGCATTAGTAGTCCCTTCTTCTGTAGAGCCGGTACCTGTTCGTCAGCACTCCAAGAAAGTTGTCCGTCGCTCAACCTCGTCTCGATGGCGGCCGTTAAGACGCCTAGGAATGTTGCTAGGCGTAACCGGTGTCGCTTGTGCAGGGGGATGGGTTGCTCTGGAGCTAAACCTGCCGGATACGACCCATATGGAAATAGAAACCCAGGTTCGTGCCGGAACAACCACTCTGAAATCTGCAGATGGTTCCATCCTTTTTCAAGATGGACCTGCTAGTCGCAAAACGGTCAGTATCAATCAAATTCCTCGGCAATTGCAGCAGGCCTTTATTGCCACAGAAGATCGACGGTTTTTTGACCATGATGGCATTGATGGCCAAGGCATTTTACGGGCTATGGTGACCAATGTGCTGTCAGGAGAGCTAGCGGAGGGGGGGAGCACGATTACCCAGCAGCTGGCCCGGATGACTTATCTCAATCAAGAACGCTCGATTTTGCGGAAGTTGAAAGAAGCCCGTTTATCCCAAAAGATTGAAGATAAACTCTCTAAGACCCAGATTTTAGAGCGCTACCTCAATCAGGTGTATTTAGGGAGCGGGGCTTATGGGGTAGCTGATGCCGCTTGGGTTTATTTTGGCAAGTCTTTAAATCAGCTCAATTTGCAGGAAAGTGCGACCCTGGCAGGATTGCCTGCAGCTCCGAGCTTGTACTCTCCCTTAAGTAATCCCAAAGTGGCAAAGGAACGACGTAACTTAGTTCTGGAAAGGATGGTTCGGGCTGAGGCGATTACACCTGACATGGCAGCAAAAGCCAAGAAAAGTTCCATTGTTTTAAATCCTAAAGTGCCACCCAATGCCCAAGACCAAAGTCCGTACTTTACGGCTTATCTTCAGCAGCAGTTGCCGGAACTTTTGTCGGAGGAAGTGCTGAAACAGGGGGGATTAGAAATTGAAACGACCCTAAACTTGAAGTGGCAAAAAGCAGCTGCTTCAACCATCAAAGATGTGGTGTACCACGATGGCTATTCCCAGCGCTTTGATCAGGCGGCCTTGGTGTCCCTTGATCCCCGCAATGGTGAAATCAAGACGATGGTGGGTGGCAATGAATTTGAACAATCTCAATTTAACCGGGTGACCCAATCCCGACGGCAGCCTGGGTCTACCTTCAAAGCGTTTGTATACACGGCTGCGATCGCATCAGGATTCTCCCCCCATGATGGTTTTCAAGACGCCCCCTTTATTGTGGACGGCTATCAGCCTAATAACTATGGCCATACCTATAAGGGCTGGATATCCATGCACCAGGCTCTTACCAAGTCTGCTAATATCCCTGCGGTGCGAGTGTTTATGGCGGTTGGTTTTGAACCCACGATTAAACTGGCCCGGGAGTTGGGGATTCAATCTCCCTTAAAACCCTATTATTCCACCGCTTTAGGGGCGAATGAAGTTAGCTTACTGGAATTGACTCGTGCCTATGGCACCCTTGCCGCTCAAGGCTATCGAAACCAGCCCTATGGGATTCGTTCGATTCGCAATCGTCAGGGTAAGGTCCTGTTTCAAAATAAAACGACCAAGCAGCGCGTGCTTGATTCATCATCGTCGGCCATTATGACTTGGATGTTGCAGCAGGTGGTGACATCGGGCACTGGGAAACCCGCTCGTATTGGTCGTCCAGTCGCGGGTAAAACGGGCACCTCTGAACATAATCGAGATTTATGGTTTATTGGCTATGTTCCGCAACTAGTGACGGGAGTCTGGTTGGGAAATGACGATAACTATCCCACAACCGGCACCAGTACGACTGCTGCGGCCACTTGGGGGAAATTTATGAAACAGGCTGCCAAGGATATTCCCTCTCAACCCTTTCCCTCCTTGCCGAAACTGACGGGCCGGAAGGGAAGCATTGTGGCTAAACCTGTTAAGCCTAAACAGCTGAAGAATTTGCCAATGCCGAGACAAAAAGAACCCGCAGTAGAACCTGCTGAAAATGAGGTTTCAGATTAA
- a CDS encoding dienelactone hydrolase family protein yields the protein MAVVEIQTKSVTINNGDISIDAYLAKPLESGIWPGIVVFQEVFGVNDHIRSVTDRIAQLGYVAIAPALYQRQAPGFEVGYSPADLELGRTYKNQTTAADLLSDIRATLTYLQQQEPVKSSFGAIGFCFGGHVAYLAATLPDIQATASFYGAGIATMTPGGGVPTVALTPQIQGVLYAFFGTQDALIPSIDVEQIKAELQAHQIRHQVFTYPANHGFFCDQRASYQPEAAAQAWQQVQQLFRQYL from the coding sequence ATTGCTGTGGTAGAGATTCAGACTAAATCGGTGACCATTAATAATGGAGATATCTCCATCGATGCCTACTTAGCCAAACCCCTTGAGTCAGGCATCTGGCCAGGTATTGTGGTCTTTCAAGAAGTTTTTGGGGTTAATGATCATATTCGATCTGTCACGGATCGGATTGCCCAGCTTGGCTATGTGGCGATTGCCCCTGCACTTTACCAACGACAGGCTCCAGGATTTGAGGTGGGGTATAGTCCTGCTGATTTAGAACTCGGAAGAACTTATAAGAATCAAACAACCGCAGCTGACTTGTTAAGTGATATCCGAGCTACGTTGACCTACCTACAACAACAAGAACCGGTGAAATCATCCTTTGGTGCCATTGGTTTTTGTTTTGGTGGGCATGTGGCCTATTTAGCTGCGACGTTGCCAGATATTCAGGCAACAGCTTCCTTCTATGGAGCAGGCATCGCAACGATGACGCCGGGAGGGGGAGTGCCGACTGTAGCACTAACCCCTCAAATTCAAGGCGTTCTCTATGCTTTTTTTGGCACTCAAGATGCTTTGATTCCATCCATAGATGTAGAGCAAATTAAAGCTGAACTGCAAGCACACCAAATTCGTCATCAAGTGTTTACTTACCCTGCCAACCATGGTTTTTTCTGTGATCAGCGAGCCAGCTATCAGCCTGAAGCAGCAGCTCAGGCTTGGCAGCAAGTTCAACAGCTGTTTAGGCAGTATTTATAA
- a CDS encoding site-2 protease family protein, producing the protein MTGLLFLAAFVILGVGYQRARPMGQIGVLAWLQSLVLMGPWLLMFGLLSLGITLNLASVLLMVILSISLYITLGRRLRYLANQDSQQVPPPTSPDISPIEATSAPSSDNPVTDSKASSSTPPEIPPTTIAPPPISAEDLKSIQGIFGIDTFFATETIPYQDGVIIQGNLRGDVPTVHSELTQQLESRLPEQYRLFLVENTDEKPIVIVLPRRNDPKVGGWTQKLFATILSLATIGSCLITGAFLLSFNLIEQPERLSEALPIGLGLVGVLVAHEVGHQVSAQRYQVRLSWPFPFPALQIGSFGVFNRFESLLPNRQSLFDIAFSGPAAGGLFSLTLLILGLILSPSSPILPLDISFLRGSIFVGTLARLFLGDTLQVSSILVHPLVGVGWLGLVITALNLMPAGSLDGGRIIQAIYGRKIARLSTWITLVILALIAIANPIALYWAIIILLLQRDLERPSLNELTEPDDTRAALGLAALFIMVAILLPLSPSLATRIGIGV; encoded by the coding sequence ATGACTGGCTTACTTTTTTTGGCCGCTTTTGTAATTCTCGGAGTCGGCTATCAACGCGCCCGTCCCATGGGGCAAATCGGCGTTTTAGCTTGGCTACAATCTCTGGTCCTCATGGGACCATGGCTCCTCATGTTTGGTCTGCTCAGTTTAGGGATTACTCTCAACCTAGCGAGCGTTCTTTTGATGGTAATCCTGTCCATTAGCCTCTACATCACCTTAGGCAGGCGGTTACGCTATTTAGCCAATCAAGACTCCCAGCAGGTCCCCCCCCCAACCTCACCAGACATCTCTCCCATAGAAGCTACCTCCGCACCAAGCTCAGATAATCCTGTTACCGATAGCAAAGCCTCTTCTTCCACTCCCCCTGAAATCCCCCCAACAACGATTGCCCCACCTCCCATTTCAGCGGAAGATCTCAAATCAATCCAGGGCATCTTTGGCATTGACACTTTTTTTGCCACAGAAACCATTCCCTATCAAGATGGGGTCATCATTCAGGGCAATCTAAGAGGAGATGTACCCACAGTTCATAGCGAGTTAACCCAGCAGCTCGAATCAAGATTGCCGGAGCAATATCGCTTATTTCTGGTCGAGAATACTGACGAAAAACCCATTGTTATTGTCTTACCACGACGCAACGACCCGAAAGTAGGTGGGTGGACCCAAAAGCTGTTTGCAACGATTCTCAGTTTAGCCACCATTGGCTCTTGCCTCATTACAGGTGCTTTTTTATTGTCCTTCAACCTCATCGAACAACCCGAGCGATTATCGGAAGCACTCCCCATCGGCTTAGGTTTAGTAGGAGTATTAGTCGCCCATGAAGTTGGTCATCAAGTGAGTGCCCAGCGATATCAGGTGCGACTAAGCTGGCCCTTCCCCTTTCCAGCCCTGCAAATTGGTTCTTTTGGCGTCTTTAATCGGTTTGAATCTCTACTTCCTAATCGCCAAAGCTTATTTGATATTGCCTTTTCTGGACCGGCAGCCGGGGGTTTGTTTTCACTCACATTACTCATTTTGGGATTAATTTTGTCCCCGTCCAGCCCCATTTTACCCCTCGATATTTCGTTTCTTAGAGGGTCGATTTTTGTAGGGACGTTAGCACGTCTGTTCTTGGGAGATACCTTGCAAGTCTCCAGCATACTGGTTCATCCTTTAGTCGGTGTAGGCTGGCTTGGCCTGGTGATCACGGCCCTTAACTTAATGCCTGCTGGCTCTCTTGATGGAGGACGGATTATTCAAGCCATCTATGGGCGAAAAATTGCGCGTTTAAGTACTTGGATTACCCTAGTCATATTGGCCCTCATTGCCATCGCCAATCCCATTGCCTTGTATTGGGCCATCATCATTTTGCTCCTACAGCGAGATTTAGAACGTCCCAGCCTTAATGAACTCACAGAACCTGACGATACCCGAGCGGCTTTAGGGTTAGCTGCTTTATTCATCATGGTGGCCATCCTCTTGCCGCTTTCTCCGAGTTTAGCGACTCGTATTGGCATCGGCGTCTAA
- a CDS encoding GntR family transcriptional regulator: MMVQFKIQPDSEIPASTQLFNQVCFAIASRQFAPGYRLPSTRQLAMQTGLHRNTISKVYERLENAGFVEAQVGSGIYVRALGQESLPITEEETATPVPELIEQSLDGFLQRGYTLKQVEELFLNAITERLRASTRVIVTVPKHDWGAGEITVQELQQALSITIQLVALEELSTDLKTRKAATVLAVRYFATQAEEILAEVQAKHKDPKAFRIIPIDIYDYSDELELIKALPEGSRLGLVSLSPGTLGVAEVMIYSLRGEDIYVMSAECKDTYKLNAVIRHAQTIICDQASFDILKAAVIAAEPDLIRLPKLVCCRNYIDPQSIELLQRELGIEDPSDS; encoded by the coding sequence ATGATGGTCCAGTTTAAAATTCAGCCGGATAGTGAAATCCCGGCCTCAACGCAGTTATTTAACCAAGTCTGCTTTGCGATCGCATCTCGGCAGTTCGCCCCTGGTTACCGGCTACCCAGTACACGACAGCTGGCAATGCAAACGGGGCTTCATCGCAATACGATCAGCAAAGTCTATGAACGACTTGAAAACGCTGGCTTTGTAGAAGCCCAAGTGGGGTCTGGAATTTATGTTCGAGCCTTAGGCCAAGAATCCTTACCGATCACGGAAGAAGAAACGGCCACGCCTGTCCCCGAACTCATTGAGCAAAGTTTAGACGGCTTCCTCCAGCGCGGCTACACCCTCAAACAGGTGGAAGAACTATTCCTCAATGCCATCACAGAACGTCTGCGTGCCAGTACCCGCGTGATCGTTACCGTCCCTAAACATGACTGGGGGGCAGGTGAAATTACGGTACAAGAGCTCCAGCAAGCCTTATCCATCACCATTCAGTTAGTGGCCCTAGAAGAGCTATCCACAGACTTAAAAACCCGTAAAGCAGCCACGGTACTGGCTGTTCGCTATTTTGCCACCCAAGCCGAAGAAATTTTGGCTGAAGTGCAGGCTAAACATAAAGACCCCAAAGCCTTTCGCATTATCCCCATCGATATTTATGACTACTCCGACGAATTAGAGCTGATTAAAGCCCTGCCCGAAGGCAGTCGGCTGGGGTTAGTCAGTCTCAGCCCTGGTACATTAGGGGTCGCTGAAGTCATGATTTATAGCCTTCGTGGTGAAGATATTTACGTCATGAGTGCGGAGTGTAAGGATACCTATAAACTGAATGCCGTTATCCGCCATGCTCAGACCATTATTTGTGATCAAGCCAGTTTTGATATCTTAAAAGCCGCAGTCATTGCAGCAGAACCTGATTTAATTCGTCTCCCCAAGTTAGTTTGCTGCCGTAATTACATCGATCCACAATCCATTGAGTTATTACAGCGAGAATTAGGCATCGAAGATCCCTCCGACTCTTAA